A single Fundulus heteroclitus isolate FHET01 chromosome 4, MU-UCD_Fhet_4.1, whole genome shotgun sequence DNA region contains:
- the lmo7b gene encoding LIM domain only protein 7b isoform X4 (The sequence of the model RefSeq protein was modified relative to this genomic sequence to represent the inferred CDS: added 79 bases not found in genome assembly) gives MEWRQQSSVSCEDAFTETQRWIQEVTGKSFGCSDFRAALENGVLLCDLINQLKPGIIKRVNRLSTPIAGLDNVNVFLKACGKLGLNESQLFHPGDLQDLSTRVTLRRDESQRRLKNVLITIYWLGRKAQLDTFYSGPQLNFKAFEGLLGLALSKALEEGSYSFVKDGGYKECHYTEGEESLQTGQSYDRGSSMDGFECVDRRAVRLNEEGFESDAEAEQVYKMDSAKVSSQQNKGHIPAPLRRKQGREERAVGHTSQLPRSKSLSDIPMVYPVRKVSNGNAISDKGQDSSLPRDWNQEIERNYSVAARDSEAQWQDDLTRWKNRRRSTKSELYRRSFEREHIFKRTTNGSVTNYEGDEAQGGPIKRDQSSWWHSSSPRPYSVSPAKPLSSNLRPHNRGHLTSSYATEAPLISQSHSQGSQLGAKPDSGGSFMGEGPYFASLVSGGKGGVTTPSPHQAFTSQTQVKAVGSQFTFNSTSGQAQSVLPNHISSPVKLAQPELFDTKEANWRNNPASYLFSFDPKERTFSPNAVGQSGVDGTGSDWSNPLTPKAYLDSAQDGAAYQQESAGISKSLSRNTAWSSSASLPRGYRRSEGSTRLSSAVTAKPFEAKPSRMSSLPRQYSADDCQSLMFNTQQSHPSSTKPSLKRQTAAAHLRGQYQASVRQKKANQARQNATGQKEEVNGRRSTQMHPQPYTKQQSCHNKSLALGYNASPDLSKVDHSDMRVSLTLRPNSLPDFGFQTHWDSTGVRIKYIQPGSPAEHCQLCVDDEVVTVDGVAVARMTYSQWKDKIASSLQTGNLTMDIRRYGVDDWGTNKGSHPNQSGQSKLTLNLTSAAPVLIGRSDHHANNAASTVQADIQESQLNGQTDDVTQEKATVGVFSGNATKARHKENNITRENQKKREEFFTQKGFAGISSWVYLCGGSESAISDIQVPSLNPSSSSWSWDHEEDRRRQEKWQEEQERLLQEQYRRDQEKLEAEWQRAQQDAMESEILRENTAEVGSSRETFATSQLYVNGLTKETKEKLNLGREDQKKAELNQNNMITEKDWAEGSHGFAQLSHAHRAMSMSTPALSGTHRQTRSFVDPRKRGLTVSKAERQRQQILEEMKKRTQLLTDNSWIRQRSGSFHKEPIDVGISMKRYESLDNLDILHQSPDCAATFTYPRPHSSAGVYGALSRNPSSRYSTGSISFQRNINTESSHHARMVSGRRTCCVCERALGSGAAMVIETLSLCFHLTCFQCVGCHRHLGGTETGVQVRIQNRRPYCDYCYFQLKSPATHM, from the exons GATAATGTGAATGTTTTCCTGAAAGCTTGTGGAAAACTTGGCCTAAATGAGTCACAGCTGTTTCATCCTGGTGACCTTCAGGATCTCTCCACTCGGGTGACACTCAG gcGTGATGAAAGCCAGAGAAGACTAAAGAAT gTTCTTATTACAATATACTGGCTGGGTCGCAAGGCTCAACTTGACACTTTCTACAGTGGTCCTCAGCTTAATTTCAAGGCTTTTGAGGGGCTGTTAGGGTTGGCCTTGTCCAAG gctCTTGAAGAAGGCAGTTATTCATTTGTGAAAGATGGGGGTTACAAGGAGTGCCACTACACAGAGGGAGAGGAAAGTCTGCAAACAGGACAGAGTTATGATAGAGGCAGTTCAATGGATGGCTTTGAGTGTGTGGACCGCCGAGCTGTCCGTCTAAATGAGGAAG GTTTTGAAAGTGACGCTGAGGCAGAACAGGTGTACAAGATGGACAGTGCAAAGGTTTCGAGCCAACAGAACAAAGGACATATTCCTGCACCGCTGCGTAGAAAACAGGGACGGGAGGAGAGAGCAGTGGGCCATACGAGTCAACTCCCAAG GAGCAAATCCCTCAGTGACATCCCTATGGTGTATCCTGTGCGTAAAGTTTCAAATGGAAATGCCATTTCTGATAAAGGCCAAGACTCCAGCCTGCCGAGGGACTGGAATCAAGAGATTGAAAGGAACTATAGCGTAGCTGCCAGGGACAGTGAAGCTCAGTGGCAGGAT GACTTGACCAGGTGGAAGAATCGACGCAGGAGCACAAAGTCTGAACTGTATAGGAGGTCATTTGAAAGGGAGCATATCTTCAAACGGACGACCAATGGGTCTGTGACAAATTATGAGGGTGATGAAGCACAAGGAGGGCCCATAAAGAG agaCCAGTCATCATGGTGGCACAGTTCCTCTCCCAGACCTTACTCTGTTTCTCCAGCCAAACCTCTGAGCTCTAATCTCAGACCACATAATCGAGGTCATTTGACCAGCAGCTATGCCACTGAAGCCCCTTTAATCTCCCAAAGCCATTCTCAG GGGTCTCAACTGGGAGCCAAGCCTGATTCTGGTGGGTCCTTCATGGGAGAGGGGCCCTACTTTGCTTCTTTGGTATCAGGTGGAAAAGGAGGAGTTACTACACCTTCTCCACACCAAGCTTTCACCTCTCAAACCCAAGTAAAAGCTGTGGGCAGCCAGTTTACCTTTAATTCCACATCTGGACAGGCGCAAAGTGTTTTGCCAAACCACATCTCCTCACCTGTTAAACTTGCACAGCCAGAACTGTTTGATACTAAAGAAGCCAATTGGAGAAACAATCCAGCTTCATATCTATTCAGCTTTGATCCGAAAGAGAGAACCTTTTCTCCAAATGCAGTTGGTCAGTCAGGTGTTGATGGAACTGGATCTGATTGGTCAAATCCTCTAACCCCAAAAGCATACCTGGATTCAGCTCAAGATGGAGCAGCCTATCAGCAGGAGTCTGCAGGGATCTCAAAGTCTTTGTCCAGAAATACAGCATGGTCCAGCTCTGCCAGCCTTCCTCGTGGGTACCGTCGGTCTGAGGGATCCACTCGTCTCTCTTCCGCGGTCACAGCCAAACCATTTGAGGCAAAGCCAAGCAGAATGTCCTCACTACCAAGACAATACAGT GCTGATGATTGTCAGAGTTTGATGTTTAACACTCAGCAGTCACATCCTTCGTCCACCAAACCATCTCTTAAAAGACAGACTGCGGCGGCTCATCTGAGGGGTCAGTATCAGGCCTCAGTTAGGCAGAAGAAAGCCAACCAGGCGAGGCAGAATGCTACAGGACAGAAGGAGGAAGTGAATGGTCGGCGCTCCACCCAGATGCATCCTCAGCCTTATACAAAGCAGCAGTCTTGCCACAACAAAAGCTTGGCTCTTGGATATAATGCAAGTCCTGACCTCTCAAAG GTTGATCACAGTGACATGAGAGTGAGCCTGACTCTAAGACCGAACAGCTTACCAGACTTTGGCTTCCAAACTCACTGGGACTCCACAGGGGTgagaataaaatacattcaaccag GCAGTCCGGCAGAGCACTGCCAGCTGTGTGTGGACGATGAGGTTGTGACGGTTGATGGCGTTGCAGTTGCACGCATGACCTACAGTCAGTGGAAGGATAAAATAGCATCCTCCCTACAAACTGGCAATCTAACCATGGACATTCGCCGTTATGGCGTGGATG attggGGGACAAATAAAGGAAGTCATCCCAACCAGTCAGGACAGAGCAAGTTGACCCTCAATCTCACCTCTGCAGCACCTGTTTTAATAGGTCGCTCCGATCACCATGCCAACAATGCAGCCTCTACAGTACAAGCAGACATACAGGAATCCCAACTTAACGGGCAGACAGATGAT gtaacCCAAGAAAAGGCCACCGTTGGGGTCTTTTCTGGTAACGCTACAAAGGCCAGACATAAAG aaaATAATATAACTAGAGAAAATCAGAAAAAGAGGGAAGAGTTTTTCACGCAGAAAG GCTTTGCAGGAATCAGCTCATGGGTTTACTTGTGTG GAGGATCAGAGTCGGCAATTTCTGAC ATCCAGGTGCCCTCCCTCAACCCATCCTCATCCAGCTGGTCTTGGGACCATGAGGAGGATCGCAGGCGTCAGGAGAAGTGGCAGGAAGAGCAAGAGCGCCTCCTGCAG GAACAATACCGGCGAGATCAAGAGAAGCTGGAGGCAGAGTGGCAAAGGGCACAACAGGATGCAATGGAAAGCGAGATCCTGAGG GAGAACACGGCTGAGGTGGGCAGCAGCCGTGAGACGTTTGCCACTTCGCAGCTTTATGTCAATGGACTGACGAAGGAAACGAAAGAGAAGCTGAACCTTGGCAGAGAAGATCAGAAAAAGGCAGAACTAAATCAGAATAACATGATTACAGAGAAGGATTG GGCTGAGGGCTCCCATGGTTTCGCTCAGCTGTCCCATGCGCACAG GGCAATGTCCATGTCTACGCCAGCTTTATCTGGAACCCACAGACAGACAAGAA GTTTTGTTGATCCAAGGAAGAGAGGACTGACTGTGTCAAAGgctgagagacagagacagcagATTTTGGAGGAGATGAAGAAAAGGACTCAGCTTCTGACTGACAACAGCTGGATACGTCAACGCAGCGGCAGTTTTCACAAGGAGCCAATCGATGTTGGCATTTCCATGAAGAG ATACGAGTCTCTGGACAATCTGGATATCCTACATCAGTCCCCAGACTGTGCTGCAACATTCACTTACCCTCGCCCCCATTCATCTGCCGGAGTTTACGGCGCTCTGAGTAGGAATCCCTCCTCACGCTACAGCACTGGATCAATATCATTTCAGAGAAATATAAACACAGAGTCCTCTCATCATGCCAG GATGGTCAGTGGCAGGAGGACTTgctgtgtgtgtgagcgtgcCCTGGGTAGTGGGGCAGCCATGGTCATAGAGACCCTTAGTCTCTGTTTCCACCTGACCTGTTTCCAG TGTGTGGGCTGCCATCGACACCTCGGAGGAACAGAGACTGGAGTCCAGGTTCGCATCCAAAACAGGAGGCCCTACTGCGACTACTGCTATTTCCAACTCAAGT CCCCTGCTACCCACATGTGA
- the lmo7b gene encoding LIM domain only protein 7b isoform X7 (The sequence of the model RefSeq protein was modified relative to this genomic sequence to represent the inferred CDS: added 79 bases not found in genome assembly): protein MEWRQQSSVSCEDAFTETQRWIQEVTGKSFGCSDFRAALENGVLLCDLINQLKPGIIKRVNRLSTPIAGLDNVNVFLKACGKLGLNESQLFHPGDLQDLSTRVTLRRDESQRRLKNVLITIYWLGRKAQLDTFYSGPQLNFKAFEGLLGLALSKALEEGSYSFVKDGGYKECHYTEGEESLQTGQSYDRGSSMDGFECVDRRAVRLNEEGFESDAEAEQVYKMDSAKVSSQQNKGHIPAPLRRKQGREERAVGHTSQLPRAYQTQIRPETPVQVNPGWIWSKSLSDIPMVYPVRKVSNGNAISDKGQDSSLPRDWNQEIERNYSVAARDSEAQWQDDLTRWKNRRRSTKSELYRRSFEREHIFKRTTNGSVTNYEGDEAQGGPIKRDQSSWWHSSSPRPYSVSPAKPLSSNLRPHNRGHLTSSYATEAPLISQSHSQGSQLGAKPDSGGSFMGEGPYFASLVSGGKGGVTTPSPHQAFTSQTQVKAVGSQFTFNSTSGQAQSVLPNHISSPVKLAQPELFDTKEANWRNNPASYLFSFDPKERTFSPNAVGQSGVDGTGSDWSNPLTPKAYLDSAQDGAAYQQESAGISKSLSRNTAWSSSASLPRGYRRSEGSTRLSSAVTAKPFEAKPSRMSSLPRQYSADDCQSLMFNTQQSHPSSTKPSLKRQTAAAHLRGQYQASVRQKKANQARQNATGQKEEVNGRRSTQMHPQPYTKQQSCHNKSLALGYNASPDLSKVDHSDMRVSLTLRPNSLPDFGFQTHWDSTGVRIKYIQPGSPAEHCQLCVDDEVVTVDGVAVARMTYSQWKDKIASSLQTGNLTMDIRRYGVDDWGTNKGSHPNQSGQSKLTLNLTSAAPVLIGRSDHHANNAASTVQADIQESQLNGQTDDVTQEKATVGVFSGNATKARHKENNITRENQKKREEFFTQKGFAGISSWVYLCGGSESAISDIQVPSLNPSSSSWSWDHEEDRRRQEKWQEEQERLLQEQYRRDQEKLEAEWQRAQQDAMESEILRENTAEVGSSRETFATSQLYVNGLTKETKEKLNLGREDQKKAELNQNNMITEKDWFC, encoded by the exons GATAATGTGAATGTTTTCCTGAAAGCTTGTGGAAAACTTGGCCTAAATGAGTCACAGCTGTTTCATCCTGGTGACCTTCAGGATCTCTCCACTCGGGTGACACTCAG gcGTGATGAAAGCCAGAGAAGACTAAAGAAT gTTCTTATTACAATATACTGGCTGGGTCGCAAGGCTCAACTTGACACTTTCTACAGTGGTCCTCAGCTTAATTTCAAGGCTTTTGAGGGGCTGTTAGGGTTGGCCTTGTCCAAG gctCTTGAAGAAGGCAGTTATTCATTTGTGAAAGATGGGGGTTACAAGGAGTGCCACTACACAGAGGGAGAGGAAAGTCTGCAAACAGGACAGAGTTATGATAGAGGCAGTTCAATGGATGGCTTTGAGTGTGTGGACCGCCGAGCTGTCCGTCTAAATGAGGAAG GTTTTGAAAGTGACGCTGAGGCAGAACAGGTGTACAAGATGGACAGTGCAAAGGTTTCGAGCCAACAGAACAAAGGACATATTCCTGCACCGCTGCGTAGAAAACAGGGACGGGAGGAGAGAGCAGTGGGCCATACGAGTCAACTCCCAAG AGCATATCAAACCCAAATCAGGCCTGAGACACCAGTTCAGGTCAACCCTGGCTGGATTTG GAGCAAATCCCTCAGTGACATCCCTATGGTGTATCCTGTGCGTAAAGTTTCAAATGGAAATGCCATTTCTGATAAAGGCCAAGACTCCAGCCTGCCGAGGGACTGGAATCAAGAGATTGAAAGGAACTATAGCGTAGCTGCCAGGGACAGTGAAGCTCAGTGGCAGGAT GACTTGACCAGGTGGAAGAATCGACGCAGGAGCACAAAGTCTGAACTGTATAGGAGGTCATTTGAAAGGGAGCATATCTTCAAACGGACGACCAATGGGTCTGTGACAAATTATGAGGGTGATGAAGCACAAGGAGGGCCCATAAAGAG agaCCAGTCATCATGGTGGCACAGTTCCTCTCCCAGACCTTACTCTGTTTCTCCAGCCAAACCTCTGAGCTCTAATCTCAGACCACATAATCGAGGTCATTTGACCAGCAGCTATGCCACTGAAGCCCCTTTAATCTCCCAAAGCCATTCTCAG GGGTCTCAACTGGGAGCCAAGCCTGATTCTGGTGGGTCCTTCATGGGAGAGGGGCCCTACTTTGCTTCTTTGGTATCAGGTGGAAAAGGAGGAGTTACTACACCTTCTCCACACCAAGCTTTCACCTCTCAAACCCAAGTAAAAGCTGTGGGCAGCCAGTTTACCTTTAATTCCACATCTGGACAGGCGCAAAGTGTTTTGCCAAACCACATCTCCTCACCTGTTAAACTTGCACAGCCAGAACTGTTTGATACTAAAGAAGCCAATTGGAGAAACAATCCAGCTTCATATCTATTCAGCTTTGATCCGAAAGAGAGAACCTTTTCTCCAAATGCAGTTGGTCAGTCAGGTGTTGATGGAACTGGATCTGATTGGTCAAATCCTCTAACCCCAAAAGCATACCTGGATTCAGCTCAAGATGGAGCAGCCTATCAGCAGGAGTCTGCAGGGATCTCAAAGTCTTTGTCCAGAAATACAGCATGGTCCAGCTCTGCCAGCCTTCCTCGTGGGTACCGTCGGTCTGAGGGATCCACTCGTCTCTCTTCCGCGGTCACAGCCAAACCATTTGAGGCAAAGCCAAGCAGAATGTCCTCACTACCAAGACAATACAGT GCTGATGATTGTCAGAGTTTGATGTTTAACACTCAGCAGTCACATCCTTCGTCCACCAAACCATCTCTTAAAAGACAGACTGCGGCGGCTCATCTGAGGGGTCAGTATCAGGCCTCAGTTAGGCAGAAGAAAGCCAACCAGGCGAGGCAGAATGCTACAGGACAGAAGGAGGAAGTGAATGGTCGGCGCTCCACCCAGATGCATCCTCAGCCTTATACAAAGCAGCAGTCTTGCCACAACAAAAGCTTGGCTCTTGGATATAATGCAAGTCCTGACCTCTCAAAG GTTGATCACAGTGACATGAGAGTGAGCCTGACTCTAAGACCGAACAGCTTACCAGACTTTGGCTTCCAAACTCACTGGGACTCCACAGGGGTgagaataaaatacattcaaccag GCAGTCCGGCAGAGCACTGCCAGCTGTGTGTGGACGATGAGGTTGTGACGGTTGATGGCGTTGCAGTTGCACGCATGACCTACAGTCAGTGGAAGGATAAAATAGCATCCTCCCTACAAACTGGCAATCTAACCATGGACATTCGCCGTTATGGCGTGGATG attggGGGACAAATAAAGGAAGTCATCCCAACCAGTCAGGACAGAGCAAGTTGACCCTCAATCTCACCTCTGCAGCACCTGTTTTAATAGGTCGCTCCGATCACCATGCCAACAATGCAGCCTCTACAGTACAAGCAGACATACAGGAATCCCAACTTAACGGGCAGACAGATGAT gtaacCCAAGAAAAGGCCACCGTTGGGGTCTTTTCTGGTAACGCTACAAAGGCCAGACATAAAG aaaATAATATAACTAGAGAAAATCAGAAAAAGAGGGAAGAGTTTTTCACGCAGAAAG GCTTTGCAGGAATCAGCTCATGGGTTTACTTGTGTG GAGGATCAGAGTCGGCAATTTCTGAC ATCCAGGTGCCCTCCCTCAACCCATCCTCATCCAGCTGGTCTTGGGACCATGAGGAGGATCGCAGGCGTCAGGAGAAGTGGCAGGAAGAGCAAGAGCGCCTCCTGCAG GAACAATACCGGCGAGATCAAGAGAAGCTGGAGGCAGAGTGGCAAAGGGCACAACAGGATGCAATGGAAAGCGAGATCCTGAGG GAGAACACGGCTGAGGTGGGCAGCAGCCGTGAGACGTTTGCCACTTCGCAGCTTTATGTCAATGGACTGACGAAGGAAACGAAAGAGAAGCTGAACCTTGGCAGAGAAGATCAGAAAAAGGCAGAACTAAATCAGAATAACATGATTACAGAGAAGGATTG GTTTTGTTGA
- the lmo7b gene encoding LIM domain only protein 7b isoform X1 (The sequence of the model RefSeq protein was modified relative to this genomic sequence to represent the inferred CDS: added 79 bases not found in genome assembly) produces MEWRQQSSVSCEDAFTETQRWIQEVTGKSFGCSDFRAALENGVLLCDLINQLKPGIIKRVNRLSTPIAGLDNVNVFLKACGKLGLNESQLFHPGDLQDLSTRVTLRRDESQRRLKNVLITIYWLGRKAQLDTFYSGPQLNFKAFEGLLGLALSKALEEGSYSFVKDGGYKECHYTEGEESLQTGQSYDRGSSMDGFECVDRRAVRLNEEGFESDAEAEQVYKMDSAKVSSQQNKGHIPAPLRRKQGREERAVGHTSQLPRAYQTQIRPETPVQVNPGWIWSKSLSDIPMVYPVRKVSNGNAISDKGQDSSLPRDWNQEIERNYSVAARDSEAQWQDDLTRWKNRRRSTKSELYRRSFEREHIFKRTTNGSVTNYEGDEAQGGPIKRDQSSWWHSSSPRPYSVSPAKPLSSNLRPHNRGHLTSSYATEAPLISQSHSQGSQLGAKPDSGGSFMGEGPYFASLVSGGKGGVTTPSPHQAFTSQTQVKAVGSQFTFNSTSGQAQSVLPNHISSPVKLAQPELFDTKEANWRNNPASYLFSFDPKERTFSPNAVGQSGVDGTGSDWSNPLTPKAYLDSAQDGAAYQQESAGISKSLSRNTAWSSSASLPRGYRRSEGSTRLSSAVTAKPFEAKPSRMSSLPRQYSADDCQSLMFNTQQSHPSSTKPSLKRQTAAAHLRGQYQASVRQKKANQARQNATGQKEEVNGRRSTQMHPQPYTKQQSCHNKSLALGYNASPDLSKVDHSDMRVSLTLRPNSLPDFGFQTHWDSTGVRIKYIQPGSPAEHCQLCVDDEVVTVDGVAVARMTYSQWKDKIASSLQTGNLTMDIRRYGVDDWGTNKGSHPNQSGQSKLTLNLTSAAPVLIGRSDHHANNAASTVQADIQESQLNGQTDDVTQEKATVGVFSGNATKARHKENNITRENQKKREEFFTQKGFAGISSWVYLCGGSESAISDIQVPSLNPSSSSWSWDHEEDRRRQEKWQEEQERLLQEQYRRDQEKLEAEWQRAQQDAMESEILRENTAEVGSSRETFATSQLYVNGLTKETKEKLNLGREDQKKAELNQNNMITEKDWAEGSHGFAQLSHAHRAMSMSTPALSGTHRQTRSFVDPRKRGLTVSKAERQRQQILEEMKKRTQLLTDNSWIRQRSGSFHKEPIDVGISMKRYESLDNLDILHQSPDCAATFTYPRPHSSAGVYGALSRNPSSRYSTGSISFQRNINTESSHHARMVSGRRTCCVCERALGSGAAMVIETLSLCFHLTCFQCVGCHRHLGGTETGVQVRIQNRRPYCDYCYFQLKSPATHM; encoded by the exons GATAATGTGAATGTTTTCCTGAAAGCTTGTGGAAAACTTGGCCTAAATGAGTCACAGCTGTTTCATCCTGGTGACCTTCAGGATCTCTCCACTCGGGTGACACTCAG gcGTGATGAAAGCCAGAGAAGACTAAAGAAT gTTCTTATTACAATATACTGGCTGGGTCGCAAGGCTCAACTTGACACTTTCTACAGTGGTCCTCAGCTTAATTTCAAGGCTTTTGAGGGGCTGTTAGGGTTGGCCTTGTCCAAG gctCTTGAAGAAGGCAGTTATTCATTTGTGAAAGATGGGGGTTACAAGGAGTGCCACTACACAGAGGGAGAGGAAAGTCTGCAAACAGGACAGAGTTATGATAGAGGCAGTTCAATGGATGGCTTTGAGTGTGTGGACCGCCGAGCTGTCCGTCTAAATGAGGAAG GTTTTGAAAGTGACGCTGAGGCAGAACAGGTGTACAAGATGGACAGTGCAAAGGTTTCGAGCCAACAGAACAAAGGACATATTCCTGCACCGCTGCGTAGAAAACAGGGACGGGAGGAGAGAGCAGTGGGCCATACGAGTCAACTCCCAAG AGCATATCAAACCCAAATCAGGCCTGAGACACCAGTTCAGGTCAACCCTGGCTGGATTTG GAGCAAATCCCTCAGTGACATCCCTATGGTGTATCCTGTGCGTAAAGTTTCAAATGGAAATGCCATTTCTGATAAAGGCCAAGACTCCAGCCTGCCGAGGGACTGGAATCAAGAGATTGAAAGGAACTATAGCGTAGCTGCCAGGGACAGTGAAGCTCAGTGGCAGGAT GACTTGACCAGGTGGAAGAATCGACGCAGGAGCACAAAGTCTGAACTGTATAGGAGGTCATTTGAAAGGGAGCATATCTTCAAACGGACGACCAATGGGTCTGTGACAAATTATGAGGGTGATGAAGCACAAGGAGGGCCCATAAAGAG agaCCAGTCATCATGGTGGCACAGTTCCTCTCCCAGACCTTACTCTGTTTCTCCAGCCAAACCTCTGAGCTCTAATCTCAGACCACATAATCGAGGTCATTTGACCAGCAGCTATGCCACTGAAGCCCCTTTAATCTCCCAAAGCCATTCTCAG GGGTCTCAACTGGGAGCCAAGCCTGATTCTGGTGGGTCCTTCATGGGAGAGGGGCCCTACTTTGCTTCTTTGGTATCAGGTGGAAAAGGAGGAGTTACTACACCTTCTCCACACCAAGCTTTCACCTCTCAAACCCAAGTAAAAGCTGTGGGCAGCCAGTTTACCTTTAATTCCACATCTGGACAGGCGCAAAGTGTTTTGCCAAACCACATCTCCTCACCTGTTAAACTTGCACAGCCAGAACTGTTTGATACTAAAGAAGCCAATTGGAGAAACAATCCAGCTTCATATCTATTCAGCTTTGATCCGAAAGAGAGAACCTTTTCTCCAAATGCAGTTGGTCAGTCAGGTGTTGATGGAACTGGATCTGATTGGTCAAATCCTCTAACCCCAAAAGCATACCTGGATTCAGCTCAAGATGGAGCAGCCTATCAGCAGGAGTCTGCAGGGATCTCAAAGTCTTTGTCCAGAAATACAGCATGGTCCAGCTCTGCCAGCCTTCCTCGTGGGTACCGTCGGTCTGAGGGATCCACTCGTCTCTCTTCCGCGGTCACAGCCAAACCATTTGAGGCAAAGCCAAGCAGAATGTCCTCACTACCAAGACAATACAGT GCTGATGATTGTCAGAGTTTGATGTTTAACACTCAGCAGTCACATCCTTCGTCCACCAAACCATCTCTTAAAAGACAGACTGCGGCGGCTCATCTGAGGGGTCAGTATCAGGCCTCAGTTAGGCAGAAGAAAGCCAACCAGGCGAGGCAGAATGCTACAGGACAGAAGGAGGAAGTGAATGGTCGGCGCTCCACCCAGATGCATCCTCAGCCTTATACAAAGCAGCAGTCTTGCCACAACAAAAGCTTGGCTCTTGGATATAATGCAAGTCCTGACCTCTCAAAG GTTGATCACAGTGACATGAGAGTGAGCCTGACTCTAAGACCGAACAGCTTACCAGACTTTGGCTTCCAAACTCACTGGGACTCCACAGGGGTgagaataaaatacattcaaccag GCAGTCCGGCAGAGCACTGCCAGCTGTGTGTGGACGATGAGGTTGTGACGGTTGATGGCGTTGCAGTTGCACGCATGACCTACAGTCAGTGGAAGGATAAAATAGCATCCTCCCTACAAACTGGCAATCTAACCATGGACATTCGCCGTTATGGCGTGGATG attggGGGACAAATAAAGGAAGTCATCCCAACCAGTCAGGACAGAGCAAGTTGACCCTCAATCTCACCTCTGCAGCACCTGTTTTAATAGGTCGCTCCGATCACCATGCCAACAATGCAGCCTCTACAGTACAAGCAGACATACAGGAATCCCAACTTAACGGGCAGACAGATGAT gtaacCCAAGAAAAGGCCACCGTTGGGGTCTTTTCTGGTAACGCTACAAAGGCCAGACATAAAG aaaATAATATAACTAGAGAAAATCAGAAAAAGAGGGAAGAGTTTTTCACGCAGAAAG GCTTTGCAGGAATCAGCTCATGGGTTTACTTGTGTG GAGGATCAGAGTCGGCAATTTCTGAC ATCCAGGTGCCCTCCCTCAACCCATCCTCATCCAGCTGGTCTTGGGACCATGAGGAGGATCGCAGGCGTCAGGAGAAGTGGCAGGAAGAGCAAGAGCGCCTCCTGCAG GAACAATACCGGCGAGATCAAGAGAAGCTGGAGGCAGAGTGGCAAAGGGCACAACAGGATGCAATGGAAAGCGAGATCCTGAGG GAGAACACGGCTGAGGTGGGCAGCAGCCGTGAGACGTTTGCCACTTCGCAGCTTTATGTCAATGGACTGACGAAGGAAACGAAAGAGAAGCTGAACCTTGGCAGAGAAGATCAGAAAAAGGCAGAACTAAATCAGAATAACATGATTACAGAGAAGGATTG GGCTGAGGGCTCCCATGGTTTCGCTCAGCTGTCCCATGCGCACAG GGCAATGTCCATGTCTACGCCAGCTTTATCTGGAACCCACAGACAGACAAGAA GTTTTGTTGATCCAAGGAAGAGAGGACTGACTGTGTCAAAGgctgagagacagagacagcagATTTTGGAGGAGATGAAGAAAAGGACTCAGCTTCTGACTGACAACAGCTGGATACGTCAACGCAGCGGCAGTTTTCACAAGGAGCCAATCGATGTTGGCATTTCCATGAAGAG ATACGAGTCTCTGGACAATCTGGATATCCTACATCAGTCCCCAGACTGTGCTGCAACATTCACTTACCCTCGCCCCCATTCATCTGCCGGAGTTTACGGCGCTCTGAGTAGGAATCCCTCCTCACGCTACAGCACTGGATCAATATCATTTCAGAGAAATATAAACACAGAGTCCTCTCATCATGCCAG GATGGTCAGTGGCAGGAGGACTTgctgtgtgtgtgagcgtgcCCTGGGTAGTGGGGCAGCCATGGTCATAGAGACCCTTAGTCTCTGTTTCCACCTGACCTGTTTCCAG TGTGTGGGCTGCCATCGACACCTCGGAGGAACAGAGACTGGAGTCCAGGTTCGCATCCAAAACAGGAGGCCCTACTGCGACTACTGCTATTTCCAACTCAAGT CCCCTGCTACCCACATGTGA